The sequence below is a genomic window from Prochlorococcus marinus CUG1438.
AAGAGATCCTTAAGAATATATTTATCATCCTCATCAATTCCTAATTTAGATAAATTATCTTGATCGAAATTAACAAGACTTTTCTTAATTTCTTCAAAATTATTTTTCTTGTATTTATTCAAGATTAAATCCATTATTTTTGTGGTGCTTACTAGTAGAAATAAATTACAATCATCCTTCAAATTAATATTATCGATTGCATCAAATAAAATATTAATAACTTCAATTTCTGGGTATTTTGTATCATATCCAATTAATTCAATTCCGCTCTGCAGTTTTTCTTGTAACTCAAATGAATTTTTATTATTTTGTTTTTTATCAAAGACCATTCCATTAGTGAATAATCTTATAGGTCTTTTCTTATTTATTAATCTAGTAGATGACAATTTAACAATAGATGTTGTCATTTCTGGCCTAAGACATAATGAATTATTACTAACTATTCCCACAACCTGATTTTCTTCTATAACTCCACGGCCTCTTATCGTCTCTAAAGTATTTATAAATGATGGTGAAACCTCTTCATAGCCCCATAGTTTATATATACTGTTTAAAGTATTTATGATATTGGAGTTATTTTTTACGTCGACTAATTTAATTTCCTTAATATCTGTCATTTTTATAATTAACTAATTTTAGGTATAGAGATTTTTATTAAAAGGAGAAACTTTACCCAGTTCATTTTTTAATTCATCTTCAAGGTTTGGAGAACACGCTAAAATTCTGCCAGAACTTAAATTAAATTTACCTGATGGATAATCAGAAATGATTCCACCAGCCTCTTTTACAATAATAGCACCGGCCGCTAGGTCCCATACCTGTAATCCTCTTTCCCAGTATCCATCGACCTTGCCTGAAGCAACAAATGCTAGATCAACTGCGGCAGCTCCTCCTCTTCTGACACCCCTAGTTTTATGTGTTAAATAACAAAATTCGGCGTAATTATTATCTTCTATCTCAAATCTGTCATAAGAAAAGCCAGTTACAAGTAAACTATCAGAAAGATTAGAAGGACTCGATACTTTAAGTTCATTATCATTGCAAAAAGATCCTAAACCGATACAAGCTGAATATAGTTCGTTTAAATAAGGTACTGATATAGCGCCTATAATTGGCTTATTTTTATATACCAGACCAATAGAAGTTCCAAAAAAAGGATATCCATGAGAGTAATTTGTTGTACCATCTAATGGGTCTATACACCATGTTAAATCTGAGGATTTATTTAATTTACCCGATTCCTCTGCATTAATAGATATGTTCGGGGTCTCCTCTAATAAATATTCTTTTATTTTATTTTCAACTTCCAAATCTACATTGGTTACTAGATCACCTTTCCTACCCTTTGATGATATTTTCTGGATTTTATTGTAATTTATTTTTAGAATTTCATTACCAATTTGAGCGGACTTCTTAGCTACTTCATACAAACTGGGTAGGTTTACCTGAATTGCGACTTCCTCTATTTCACTTAATTCGAACATTTTAATTAATCTTCCTCGAATTCCCAAGGTGGCGCAACTCTAGTATTTCCTCTCCCAAAATATTGTCCAAATTGTAAATCGTAAACTTCATCTTCATATGTAGTTTCAACTTCAAGATCTGAGGTTGCCTTAGCGACACAAAGCAGTGCATAACCTTTATCTTTTAAGGCTTGAGATACACCCATAGCTTCAGATTGTTGCAAAGTACCGGATATTATTTTAACTGCACAACTTGTACAGCAGCCATTTCTACATGAAAATGCAAGTTTGAAACCTTTGTTTTCAAATTCTTTAAGTATGTACTCATCACTATTAACCTGCTCTTGGAAGACCTTTCCGGTATCCTTATTTTTAATCGTGACTTTGAAAGTTTTTTTCAAATAACTTTCCTCAAAAATGGGATGATAAAGGGTTAAGATGGTTAATCTGGGAGAGGTGGCCGAGTGGTTGAAGGCGCAGCACTGGAAATGCTGTATAGGGGCAACTTTATCGAGGGTTCGAATCCCTCTCTCTCCGTTTTATATTAGTTTATTTTGGTTTACTACATCAACAACTTTCTGTGTGAAAATTGTTTTAAAATAAATAGTAATATTATTATCAAGCAATAAATAATCTTATTTATATAAATTAAGTTGAAAAAATTTGATTTTTACTATTATATGTAAATATCTAAGATAAAAATTATTTAAATTATTAGTAAATTTTGCTTTAATTTAGCGATCTAAAATCATGGGGCAAATAGTTGGAATTGATTTAGGTACTACTAACTCTGTTGTCGGAGTTATAGAAGCTGGTCGTCCAATTGTTATAGCAAATTCTGAAGGTTCTAGAACCACACCTTCAATAGTAGGATTTACAAAAGACAAGGAAATAGTAATAGGAGACCAAGCTAGAAGACAACTTGTTCTAAATCCTAAGAATACCTTTTATAACCTAAAAAGATTTATTGGCAGTGACTGGGATGAATTAGATGAGAATAGTATTTCTGTTCCTTATAACGTAAAGGCTAATACTACTGGAAGCGTTAGAGTACTTAGTCCAAATACAGAAAGAGAGTATGCACCAGAAGAATTAGTGAGCTCATTGATTAGAAAATTAATTAATGATGCAGAAACATATCTTGGAGATAGTGTTGACTCTGCAGTTATTACAGTACCAGCTTACTTTAATGAGTCTCAAAGGCAAGCTACAAAGGATTCTGCAATATTGGCAGGTATTAAAGTAGATAGGATTCTCAATGAACCAACTGCTGCTGCTTTGGCTTATGGTTTTGAAAAAAGTTCTTCTAATAATGTTTTGGTTTTTGATTTAGGAGGCGGAACATTTGATGTTTCATTATTAAAAATTTCGAATGGAGTATTTGATGTTAAAGCCACTTGTGGTGATACACAATTAGGAGGTAACAATTTTGATTCAAAAATAGTTGATTGGCTTGCAGAAAAATTTCTTGCTAAATATGAAATTGATCTAAGAAGAGATAGACAAGCTTTACAAAGATTAACTGAAGCTGCTGAAAAAGCTAAATGTGAATTGTCAGGATTGCAAAAAACAAAAATATCATTGCCATTTATCACAACTAGTAAAGAGGGGCCTTTACATATTGAAGAGACCTTAGATAGGAAAATATTTGAATCATTATCACAAGATTTACTAGATAGATTATTAGAGCCTGTGCAAATAGCATTAGATGACTCTGGATGGAGCGCTGAAGATATAGATGAGGTAGTTCTTGTCGGGGGAAGTACCAGAATCCCAATGGTGCAACAATTAGTTAAAACTCTTGTTCCTAATGATCCGTGTCAATCCGTTAATCCAGATGAAGTAGTTGCAATTGGTGCCGCGATACAATCTGGAATAATTAGCGGTGATTTACAAGATTTACTACTAAATGATGTTACCCCTCTTTCTTTGGGTTTAGAAACTATTGGTGGTCTTATGAAGGTACTTATTCCTCGCAATACACCAATCCCAGTTAGACAATCTGATGTTTTTAGTACATCCGAAGCTAATCAATCATCGGTTGTTGTTAAAGTAAGACAAGGAGAGAGGCCATTAGCTTCTGAAAATAAATCGCTTGGAAAATTTAGGCTGTCTGGAATACCACCAGCACCCAGAGGAATTCCACAAGTTCAAGTAGCATTCGATATAGATGCCAATGGTCTTTTAGAAGTTAGTGCAACTGATAGAACAACTGGAAGAAAGCAAACGGTTACAATATCTGGAGGATCAAATTTAAATGAACAAGAAATAAATTCGATAATTCAAGAAGCCAAATCCAAGGCCAACGAAGATAGGAAAAAGAGATCTGTTATTGACAGAAAAAATGGTGCTTTAACTCTTATTGCACAGGCTGAGAGAAGACTTAGAGACGCTTCATTAGAATTTGGGCCTTATGGAGCAGAAAGACAACAAAGAGCTGTTGAAATAGCTATACAAGATGTTGAAGAATTCATAGATGATGATGATCCTCAAGAATTAGAAATTTCAGTAAGTGCTCTCCAAGAAGCATTATTTGGTTTAAACAGGAAATTCGCAGCAGAAAGAAAAACTGATAATAATCCACTACAAAGTATCAAAAATACATTTGGATCGTTAAAAGACGAACTTTTTTCAGATGATTATTGGGATGAAGATCCTTGGGATAATCAAATGAATAGAAATTATAGAAATTCGAGGTATGGTAATTCTAGGGATGATGATCCATGGGACAATGACTATTTCCTCTAAAAAAGACTATTTGTCGATTTTGGGTTTATCCCATGATTTTGACAATAGAGAACTTAAAAAGGCATTTCGTAGAGAAGCAAGAAAATGGCATCCAGATTTAAATAAAAATGATTTAAATGCAGAAGAAAGATTTAAATTAATCAACCAAGCATACGAATACCTTCGTGATCCCGATAAAAAAAATAAAAGTTCGAACGAAAAAATAGTTGAGGATTTCGAAAATAATAATTTCGAGACAGGGTTCCCTGAATTTAGTGACTATCTTGATTCATTATTTGGATATGAATACACCCATAAGAATTACGGAGAAGATACTGATGAACCCTATGAAGGTGAATCAGTAGAAGAAGATACTAATGAATACTACAATTATCAGTACCCTACAACATCTCCTGAAGAACCACCTCCAGTTAAACTCCACGAAGATATAGAAACAATTATTGAACTAACACCTGATGAGGCCTTAAGTGGAACTTCAATTTTAATAGAACTTGAAGATCAAACTGTCGTTGAAGTTGATACACCTCCTTTCGCTGGCGATGGATGGAGATTAAGACTCGAAAATATTGCTAGGGGGGGGAAAGATCACTATCTACAGTTAAAAGTTCGAACTGAAAATGGTCTAAGAATAGATGGATTGAGAGTTCTTTATAAATTAGAGTTATTTCCCCATGATGCACTTCTTGGTTGTGCAGTAGAAGTTCCTACTCTTGATGGAAATGTTACTCTTCAAGTACCTCCAAAATCATCTACAGGAAGGTTGTTACGTTTAAAAGGTAGAGGTCTAACTTATGAAGATGATGTGGGTGATCAATATGTTGAAATACTAGTAGTTATTCCTGCTGATATTAACGATGAGGAAATAGCTTTATATACAAGATTACAAGAATTATCACTTTCTGATTCTTAATCAAATACTATATAAATAGAAAAACTGATTCTTATGAACATATTTGTTCTTTTATTTAATTCAGGAACAGATAAAGAAGGAATTCATTCTATCGAACTAAAGGGAAGGACGATAGTTCTTATGTTTGAAGACAAAGACGATGCAATAAGATACTGTGGGCTCCTTGAAGCTCAAGATTTCCCTTTACCAACAGTCGAGATGATAAATATCGAAGAAATAAAAGATTTTTGTACGAAATTAGATTATGAATGTAAGTTAGTGGAGAAAAATTTTGTACCTAAAACAGCCGAAGATAGGTTATTAATTTCTCCACCTCAGAAAAACCTAGAAGTTGATAATTGGCAGGATGAAATTAATGATAATGAAAAAATTGATATAAATACTATTAAGGAAAACCTTGAAAAGTTGCTGTAGGTATTAAAGTATTATAAATTTACAAATAAAAAATGACAAAAGCGTTATTTGAAACAGAAGTAGGAAACATAAATATTGATTTTTTTTCTGAAGATGCACCCAATACCGTCAATAACTTTACAAAATTAATTAGTGATGGATTTTATGATGGTCTTGCATTTCACAGAGTCATACCCGGATTTATGGCCCAGGGTGGATGCCCAAATACACGTGATGGAGCATCTGGCATGCCAGGGACTGGAGGGCCTGGATACAATATTAAATGTGAAATAAATTCTAATAAACATTTAAAAGGTTCACTTTCTATGGCTCATGCTGGCAAAGATACAGGCGGAAGTCAGTTTTTTATTGTTTATGAACAACAACCTCATCTCGATGGAGTTCATACTGTTTTTGGTAAGACAAATGATATGGATGTAGTTCTAAAGCTTACTAACGGTACGAAAATTATAAAGGCAACTTTAAAATAATTATTCTAGTCTTCAAAAACTATACTAAATGTCTCTTTATCTAGATTAAATTTTCTTGTAGATGAATATAAGATTTCATTGTTAATAGTAAATTTAGTATTTATGAGTTTGATACTACTTTTTGGATGTAATGCCTGTTCAATATTTCTAGAAACAATAATACCGATCTTTGTACTTTTATCGAATTTTGATAAGAACTGAATATATAATTCTATATTCTTGATTTCTTCATCAGTGATGTTGGAATTAGTTCTATTTCGATCATGTAAAATTCGCCAAACTAATTTTGGTCTATTCCAAAAAGCCAATAATCTTGGAGAACTTTCCAGCTTAATATTAATGTTATTATTATCGCAAAAATTAATAGCTTTATTCTTTATTGGAACAAGATCAATAGATTTATAATTTCCATCAAGGAAAATAGATATAAATGGATCGATATAGCTTGAATTAGAATTATCTTCATCAATCATATGTCCTAACTTAGTTTTCTTTACACTTAGATATTCAGCATTATTATCATTTGGACAAATAACTAATGGAACTCTTTCAATAACTTCTATTCCATATCCACCTAATCCAGCAATCTTTCTTGGATTGTTTGTTAG
It includes:
- a CDS encoding peptidylprolyl isomerase, yielding MTKALFETEVGNINIDFFSEDAPNTVNNFTKLISDGFYDGLAFHRVIPGFMAQGGCPNTRDGASGMPGTGGPGYNIKCEINSNKHLKGSLSMAHAGKDTGGSQFFIVYEQQPHLDGVHTVFGKTNDMDVVLKLTNGTKIIKATLK
- a CDS encoding ATP phosphoribosyltransferase regulatory subunit translates to MTDIKEIKLVDVKNNSNIINTLNSIYKLWGYEEVSPSFINTLETIRGRGVIEENQVVGIVSNNSLCLRPEMTTSIVKLSSTRLINKKRPIRLFTNGMVFDKKQNNKNSFELQEKLQSGIELIGYDTKYPEIEVINILFDAIDNINLKDDCNLFLLVSTTKIMDLILNKYKKNNFEEIKKSLVNFDQDNLSKLGIDEDDKYILKDLLFTRGEPIAILKKLKSTYGTSKTLDDLNFLFETLSKISKKYGVKLQLDPTFQPHLNLYEGIVFQLIGDDGKNKSVIAKGGRYDELVRFFSPNEKILNGIGFTISLDILRNLLIEEKTDKRKILLMFKDSCFLEKGMDAQKEQQKKGNIAVLHLNPCDDLTKANKIMKENNCNEILWVK
- a CDS encoding DnaJ domain-containing protein, whose protein sequence is MVILGMMIHGTMTISSKKDYLSILGLSHDFDNRELKKAFRREARKWHPDLNKNDLNAEERFKLINQAYEYLRDPDKKNKSSNEKIVEDFENNNFETGFPEFSDYLDSLFGYEYTHKNYGEDTDEPYEGESVEEDTNEYYNYQYPTTSPEEPPPVKLHEDIETIIELTPDEALSGTSILIELEDQTVVEVDTPPFAGDGWRLRLENIARGGKDHYLQLKVRTENGLRIDGLRVLYKLELFPHDALLGCAVEVPTLDGNVTLQVPPKSSTGRLLRLKGRGLTYEDDVGDQYVEILVVIPADINDEEIALYTRLQELSLSDS
- a CDS encoding DUF3110 domain-containing protein, which encodes MNIFVLLFNSGTDKEGIHSIELKGRTIVLMFEDKDDAIRYCGLLEAQDFPLPTVEMINIEEIKDFCTKLDYECKLVEKNFVPKTAEDRLLISPPQKNLEVDNWQDEINDNEKIDINTIKENLEKLL
- the dnaK gene encoding molecular chaperone DnaK, whose amino-acid sequence is MGQIVGIDLGTTNSVVGVIEAGRPIVIANSEGSRTTPSIVGFTKDKEIVIGDQARRQLVLNPKNTFYNLKRFIGSDWDELDENSISVPYNVKANTTGSVRVLSPNTEREYAPEELVSSLIRKLINDAETYLGDSVDSAVITVPAYFNESQRQATKDSAILAGIKVDRILNEPTAAALAYGFEKSSSNNVLVFDLGGGTFDVSLLKISNGVFDVKATCGDTQLGGNNFDSKIVDWLAEKFLAKYEIDLRRDRQALQRLTEAAEKAKCELSGLQKTKISLPFITTSKEGPLHIEETLDRKIFESLSQDLLDRLLEPVQIALDDSGWSAEDIDEVVLVGGSTRIPMVQQLVKTLVPNDPCQSVNPDEVVAIGAAIQSGIISGDLQDLLLNDVTPLSLGLETIGGLMKVLIPRNTPIPVRQSDVFSTSEANQSSVVVKVRQGERPLASENKSLGKFRLSGIPPAPRGIPQVQVAFDIDANGLLEVSATDRTTGRKQTVTISGGSNLNEQEINSIIQEAKSKANEDRKKRSVIDRKNGALTLIAQAERRLRDASLEFGPYGAERQQRAVEIAIQDVEEFIDDDDPQELEISVSALQEALFGLNRKFAAERKTDNNPLQSIKNTFGSLKDELFSDDYWDEDPWDNQMNRNYRNSRYGNSRDDDPWDNDYFL
- a CDS encoding inositol monophosphatase — encoded protein: MFELSEIEEVAIQVNLPSLYEVAKKSAQIGNEILKINYNKIQKISSKGRKGDLVTNVDLEVENKIKEYLLEETPNISINAEESGKLNKSSDLTWCIDPLDGTTNYSHGYPFFGTSIGLVYKNKPIIGAISVPYLNELYSACIGLGSFCNDNELKVSSPSNLSDSLLVTGFSYDRFEIEDNNYAEFCYLTHKTRGVRRGGAAAVDLAFVASGKVDGYWERGLQVWDLAAGAIIVKEAGGIISDYPSGKFNLSSGRILACSPNLEDELKNELGKVSPFNKNLYT
- a CDS encoding 2Fe-2S iron-sulfur cluster binding domain-containing protein, with translation MKKTFKVTIKNKDTGKVFQEQVNSDEYILKEFENKGFKLAFSCRNGCCTSCAVKIISGTLQQSEAMGVSQALKDKGYALLCVAKATSDLEVETTYEDEVYDLQFGQYFGRGNTRVAPPWEFEED